The Flavobacteriales bacterium genome contains a region encoding:
- a CDS encoding acyl carrier protein, whose amino-acid sequence MSDQASKVISIIVDKLGVSESEVTPNANFTNDLGADSLDTVELIMEFEKEFNIAIPDDEAEKIGTVGEAIDYIEK is encoded by the coding sequence ATGTCAGATCAGGCTTCAAAAGTAATATCTATTATAGTAGATAAGTTAGGAGTAAGTGAAAGTGAGGTAACTCCAAACGCAAACTTTACTAACGATTTAGGTGCCGATTCCTTAGATACAGTAGAGCTTATCATGGAATTTGAAAAAGAATTCAATATTGCTATTCCAGACGACGAAGCTGAGAAAATCGGTACAGTTGGAGAGGCTATAGACTATATTGAGAAG
- a CDS encoding phosphoribosylglycinamide formyltransferase, with translation MTKIAIFASGSGSNALAIIEYFKIKNNVKVDFVISTRRKAGVIVHAAKNDIDHYIIDKEIFYESSIIRIKLTQRKIDLIVLAGFLWKVPDNLLKAFSNRIINIHPSLLPKFGGYGMYGANVHQAVIDAKETASGITIHLVNERYDEGEILFQKKCEVLESDTAEELAARVLDLEHANFPKQIEKFLKSI, from the coding sequence ATGACAAAAATCGCAATTTTCGCTTCCGGCTCTGGGTCCAATGCTTTGGCCATTATTGAGTATTTCAAAATAAAGAATAATGTTAAGGTTGACTTCGTAATTTCTACAAGAAGAAAGGCAGGCGTAATCGTCCATGCAGCTAAAAATGACATCGATCATTATATAATCGATAAAGAAATATTTTACGAATCTTCTATTATTAGAATTAAGCTAACGCAGCGTAAAATTGATTTGATTGTACTGGCAGGGTTTTTATGGAAGGTGCCGGATAACCTTCTAAAAGCTTTTTCAAATAGAATAATAAATATTCATCCTAGCCTATTACCAAAATTTGGCGGTTATGGTATGTATGGAGCCAATGTGCACCAAGCTGTTATTGACGCTAAAGAAACGGCCTCTGGAATTACTATTCATTTAGTAAATGAAAGGTACGATGAAGGCGAGATCCTTTTCCAAAAAAAATGTGAAGTGTTAGAAAGCGACACAGCCGAAGAGTTAGCCGCAAGAGTTCTTGACCTGGAGCATGCTAACTTTCCAAAACAAATAGAAAAGTTTCTTAAAAGCATCTAG
- the rnhA gene encoding ribonuclease HI, translating to MAKITIYTDGSSKGNPGNGGYGVIMMSGSHRKELAKGFRLTTNNRMELLGVIAALETLKNPNQDVTIYSDSKYVVDSVNKGWVFDWQKKNFKGKKNVDLWQRFLLIYPKHNVKFVWVKGHADNPYNEACDRLAFNVADESNLGIDSGYENQKE from the coding sequence ATGGCCAAAATCACCATTTACACCGATGGCTCATCAAAAGGGAATCCTGGTAACGGTGGGTATGGTGTTATTATGATGTCGGGAAGCCATCGAAAAGAATTAGCCAAAGGTTTCCGACTTACCACTAATAATAGAATGGAGCTCTTAGGTGTAATTGCAGCTTTAGAAACACTTAAAAATCCTAATCAAGATGTTACCATATATTCCGATTCTAAGTACGTGGTAGACTCTGTAAACAAAGGATGGGTATTCGATTGGCAAAAGAAAAATTTTAAGGGTAAAAAGAATGTTGACCTTTGGCAACGATTTCTATTGATTTATCCTAAGCACAATGTGAAGTTCGTATGGGTAAAGGGACATGCCGACAATCCTTATAACGAGGCGTGCGATCGACTTGCATTTAATGTTGCTGACGAATCCAATCTAGGGATAGACAGTGGCTACGAAAACCAAAAAGAATAA